GTTGAGGGGTATACCGAGTGAACGCAGGTTTAACCGCTGGTGACATGGAAATGGAATGGAAGGGAATGGGAATGGGAATGGGAATGGGAATGATATCTTATTCCCCTAGCAGCAAGCTCATGGTGGAACTTATACGCTCCGTATCCAACTGGTTGATGTAAACGGCGATGTGTCGGTGCCCATCGGTGATCCTATGGAATCGATTATGGAGGTTTTTTAGCGGATTTAGTGCCTCTGCAGGCTGTCCCATGAAACTTATGGGGCAGCTTTTTTTCCTTTAATTGACCGGCAGTTTATTATTTCCGTAAATTTTCACTTTATTTTTTCATAGGGAATGCGTTATACTTCATTCATTCGGAAATATACCATTTACACGTAAGCATTCTAAGGAATTTGGATATTATACATTTTCTCGTATAGGTGCAGGAATTGGCCTGCATGTCTCTACCCGATCACCGGAAATGATTGGACTACGGGTTATAGCAGCAGCAGCGGACAAGCCAGGTCAATTCCATTTGACCTCAGGTGGCTCACGGTGCGTTTTTGTTGCTTATGCCCACTTGTTTCTTTCCCGGCGATTCGGTGAAAGGAGGAAGTGGGCTTTTTTTGCTTGGAATGTAAACAAATTTAAGGGGGAGCATCATGCAATTACTGCAGAACAAAGTGAAAGAGGAAGGCATTGTATTAAGCGGACAGGTACTTAAGGTGGATTCATTCCTGAACCACCAGATGGACCCGGTATTGATGAAAGAGGTGGGGAAGGAATTTACGCGATTGTTTAAGGAAGCGAACGTGACTCGTGTATTGACCATTGAATCCTCCGGCATCGCGCCCGGCATTATGACCGCCCTTGAGATGGAAGTGCCTCTCATCTTTGCACGGAAGCAGAAGTCGCTGACCCTCCGTGAGGATATATTCGTGGAGAAGGTGTATTCCTTCACCAAGCAGGAGACGAACGAAATTACGGTCGCGAAGAAATTCATCAAACCCGGCGATAAAGTGCTGATCGTGGATGACTTCCTTGCTAACGGCGAGGCGGCATTCGGGCTTGCTCGAATCGTAGAGCAGGCGGGCGCCGAGGTGGTAGGCATCGGGATCGTCATTGAAAAGGCATTTCAACCAGGCGGACGCTTGTTAGCCGAAGCGGGCTACCGGGTAGAATCGCTCGTACGGATTGCATCACTTGAAGATGGGGTAGTGACATTCGCATAGACCGA
Above is a window of Paenibacillus sp. FSL K6-1330 DNA encoding:
- a CDS encoding xanthine phosphoribosyltransferase, with the translated sequence MQLLQNKVKEEGIVLSGQVLKVDSFLNHQMDPVLMKEVGKEFTRLFKEANVTRVLTIESSGIAPGIMTALEMEVPLIFARKQKSLTLREDIFVEKVYSFTKQETNEITVAKKFIKPGDKVLIVDDFLANGEAAFGLARIVEQAGAEVVGIGIVIEKAFQPGGRLLAEAGYRVESLVRIASLEDGVVTFA